In Clostridiales bacterium, the sequence ACCACTTTACAAAAAATGATTATACTCCCTACCGTTTTATATAGAGACAGATAAATGAAGAACGAACTCAACGAAAAACAAAAAATGTTCTGTCTAGAGTACTTAAAAGACTTCAATGCTACTAGAGCTTATAGAGAAGTGTACTGAGTAAGCCAAAAAAC encodes:
- a CDS encoding terminase small subunit, with protein sequence MKNELNEKQKMFCLEYLKDFNATRAYREVY